The following proteins are co-located in the Periplaneta americana isolate PAMFEO1 chromosome 12, P.americana_PAMFEO1_priV1, whole genome shotgun sequence genome:
- the LOC138710899 gene encoding clavesin-2-like: protein MSEEQESTSAGRSNVDSEDKVEDDQAKVQESIVKLRTLIVEEKKLRVRNDDHFLLRFLRSSELDAEKAFEKLVKFYKFKAKNKEYFCSEPASEYRDLLSQNFCTLLEDSDQHGRRVFLAKMAEIDFDSTTVKQCIKINDLWMELALEEDETQKNGFVMILDLGGLPLRLVKFLHPKATITSTLKTEMRPWSNFEVHVVNYNALVSTLVNLLFPLLTTKMKEQIHFHGKDWGSLHKFITPEVLPQEYGGQKSTIDYQKMQQYVYDNEEKLLELCSLGYIDEGK, encoded by the exons ATGTCGGAAGAACAGGAGTCGACTTCAGCTGGGAGATCCAATGTTGACAGTGAAGACAAGGTTGAAGACGACCAGGCCAAGGTTCAAGAGTCAATAGTTAAATTGCGCACGCTCATCGTAG agGAGAAGAAGCTGAGAGTGAGGAATGATGACCATTTCCTCCTGCGTTTCTTGAGGTCGAGTGAACTGGATGCAGAAAAAGCGTTCGAAAAG TTGGTTAAATTCTACAAATTTAAGGCGAAGAATAAAGAGTACTTTTGTTCGGAACCGGCATCGGAGTACAGAGACCTGCTGTcacaaaatttctgcacattgctGGAGGATAGCGATCAGCATGGCCGTCGTGTGTTTTTAGCAAAAATGG CCGAGATAGACTTTGACTCTACGACTGTCAAGCAATGCATCAAAATAAATGACTTGTGGATGGAACTGGCCCTGGAAGAAGATGAGACGCAAAAGAACGGATTCGTGATGATACTAGACCTAGGAGGTCTACCGCTTCGACTTGTAAAGTTCTTGCATCCGAAAGCAACTATCACCAGCACACTAAAAACAGAG ATGCGTCCGTGGTCTAACTTTGAGGTGCACGTGGTGAATTACAATGCTCTTGTGAGCACTTTGGTCAACCTCCTATTTCCTCTGCTCACAACGAAGATGAAAGAACAG atTCATTTTCATGGGAAAGATTGGGGGTCCCTTCACAAATTCATAACACCGGAAGTGTTGCCTCAAGAGTATGGAGGCCAGAAGAGTACAATAGATTATCAAAAAATGCAGCAGTATGTATATGACAATGAAGAAAAACTACTTG AACTCTGTTCTCTGGGATACATCGATGAAGGAAAATGA